A single Lactuca sativa cultivar Salinas chromosome 8, Lsat_Salinas_v11, whole genome shotgun sequence DNA region contains:
- the LOC111905277 gene encoding cytochrome B5-like protein — protein sequence MSIRQKSIKTNSQKSIKTPGCNDFELGKLGSESRNICRSLSSLISSSIHPISLYFSHKHYITAARAQSGGAMELMVVTLIIGFLLSLLFLAPRFIKSDQTKKVQSDANIKTVKSYNKAAVSLHNKRTDCWIIIKEKVYDVTPYVEEHPGGDAILAHAGDDSTEGFFGPQHATRVFDMIEDFYIGELEK from the exons atgtccATAAGGCAGAAGTCGATAAAAACAAACAGTCAGAAGTCGATAAAAACGCCTGGCTGCAACGATTTTGAATTAGGGAAATTAGGGAGCGAATCTAGAAACATTTGTAGATCCCTCTCAAGTCTCATCTCTTCTTCAATTCACCCAATTTCTCTCTACTTCTCACACAAACACTACATTACTGCAGCCAGGGCTCAAAGTGGAGGAGCTATGGAGCTAATGGTAGTTACTTTGATTATCGGCTTCCTGTTGAGTTTATTGTTTCTAGCCCCTCGATTCATCAAATCCG ATCAAACCAAGAAAGTTCAATCAGATGCTAACATCAAG ACTGTAAAATCATACAACAAGGCTGCAGTTTCCTTGCATAACAAGAGGACAGATTGCTGGATCATCATCAAAGAGAAG GTATATGATGTTACCCCTTATGTGGAGGAACATCCTGGTGGTGATGCAATTCTGGCTCATGCTGGTGATGACTCAACTGAAGGATTTTTTGG GCCACAACATGCAACCCGAGTATTTGATATGATTGAGGACTTCTACATTGGGGAGTTAGAGAAGTGA